A window from Salvia miltiorrhiza cultivar Shanhuang (shh) chromosome 2, IMPLAD_Smil_shh, whole genome shotgun sequence encodes these proteins:
- the LOC131010710 gene encoding LIM domain-containing protein WLIM1-like produces MAFAGTTQKCMACEKTVYLVDKLTADNRVFHKACFRCHHCKGTLKLGNYNSFEGVLYCRPHFDQLFKRTGSLDKSFEGTPKIVKPEKPAEFEKPNANKVSSMFGGTRDKCLACKNTVYPTEKVSVNGTSYHKSCFKCSHGGCTISPSNYIAHEGRLYCKHHHIQLIKEKGNLSQLEGENKNTSGVV; encoded by the exons ATGGCATTTGCAGGTACAACCCAGAAATGCATGGCATGTGAGAAGACTGTGTATCTAGTAGACAAGCTCACTGCAGATAACAGAGTCTTCCACAAGGCTTGCTTTAGATGCCACCACTGCAAGGGCACTCTCAAG CTAGGGAACTACAACTCTTTTGAGGGAGTACTCTACTGCAGGCCTCACTTTGATCAGCTCTTTAAGAGAACTGGCAGCCTCGACAAAAGCTTCGAAG GCACACCCAAAATTGTGAAGCCAGAGAAACCTGCAGAGTTTGAG AAACCTAATGCTAATAAGGTTTCAAGCATGTTTGGTGGGACAAGGGACAAATGCCTGGCTTGCAAGAACACTGTCTACCCAACTGAGAag GTGTCGGTGAATGGGACGTCGTACCACAAGAGCTGCTTCAAGTGCAGCCACGGTGGGTGCACGATTAGCCCATCGAACTACATAGCGCACGAGGGACGCCTCTACTGCAAGCACCACCACATTCAACTCATCAAAGAGAAGGGCAACTTGAGCCAGTTGGAAGGTGAGAACAAGAACACAAGTGGTGTAGTGTAG
- the LOC131010706 gene encoding uncharacterized protein LOC131010706 has protein sequence MRQFRELCLVSLELLHLSIKELCLEFLELCTHQLRSFAWSCWSLAPIDQGVLLGVFFWRAFLGALELLHPSIKKLCLEFLELCTHQQEVLLGAVGALHPSIKELCLEFLELCTHQSRSFAWSCWSFAPINQGVLLGVFFLELCTHQSRSFSWSFGAFAPINQGALLGVFGALHPSIKELFLELWSFCTHQSRSFSWSFGAFAPINQGVLLGYNFLLGSVDILLLRGLSRLLQHGSGDV, from the coding sequence ATGCGTCAATTTAGGGAGCTTTGCTTGGTATCTTTGGAGCTTTTGCACCTATCAATCAAGGAGCTTTGCTTGGAGTTTTTGGAGCTTTGCACCCATCAATTAAGGAGTTTTGCTTGGAGCTGTTGGAGCCTTGCACCCATCGATCAAGGAGTTTTGCTTGGAGTTTTTTTTTGGAGAGCTTTTCTTGGAGCTTTGGAGCTTTTGCACCCATCAATCAAGAAGCTTTGCTTGGAGTTTTTGGAGCTTTGCACCCATCAACAAGAAGTTTTGCTTGGAGCTGTTGGAGCTTTGCACCCATCAATCAAGGAGCTTTGCTTGGAGTTTTTGGAGCTTTGCACCCATCAATCAAGGAGTTTTGCTTGGAGCTGTTGGAGCTTTGCACCCATCAATCAAGGAGTTTTGcttggagttttttttttggagctTTGCACCCATCAATCAAGGAGCTTTTCTTGGAGCTTTGGAGCTTTTGCACCCATCAATCAAGGAGCTTTGCTTGGAGTTTTTGGAGCTTTGCACCCATCAATCAAGGAGCTTTTCTTGGAGCTTTGGAGCTTTTGCACCCATCAATCAAGGAGCTTTTCTTGGAGCTTTGGAGCTTTTGCACCCATCAATCAAGGAGTTTTGCTTGGGTACAATTTTCTTCTTGGAAGCGTGGATATTTTGCTTTTGCGTGGGCTATCTCGTCTACTCCAACATGGTTCGGGTGATGTTTAA